The following coding sequences are from one Rathayibacter sp. SW19 window:
- a CDS encoding winged helix-turn-helix transcriptional regulator: MRSTRSTGSATDDHRSGCPINLAIEVIGDKWSLLIVRDMIFGERHRYGELLAGSNEGIATNILADRLKRLVAQGMITRRADPGHPNSARYDLTEPAIELVPVLAALGAWGRRNRPASRALSIRAQVLEDGGPELWDAFMDELREQHLGSPRVNRSPSVSAQLRAAYEEVIAEESATVPRA, translated from the coding sequence GTGAGATCGACGAGATCGACGGGGTCGGCGACGGATGACCACCGATCGGGCTGCCCGATCAACCTCGCGATTGAGGTCATCGGCGACAAGTGGTCGCTGTTGATCGTCCGCGACATGATCTTCGGTGAACGCCATCGCTACGGTGAGCTGCTGGCCGGGTCGAACGAAGGAATCGCGACGAACATTCTTGCCGACCGGCTCAAACGGCTTGTTGCGCAGGGGATGATTACCAGACGGGCCGACCCCGGGCATCCGAATAGCGCCCGTTACGACCTGACCGAGCCCGCCATAGAATTGGTTCCCGTGCTCGCCGCGCTGGGGGCTTGGGGTCGGCGGAACCGCCCGGCATCTCGAGCGCTCTCCATTCGGGCGCAGGTTCTCGAAGACGGTGGTCCCGAATTGTGGGACGCGTTCATGGACGAGCTTCGTGAACAGCATCTTGGCAGCCCCAGGGTGAACCGGTCGCCGTCCGTGTCCGCTCAGCTCAGGGCCGCGTACGAAGAGGTTATT
- a CDS encoding dihydrofolate reductase family protein: protein MGSTIWHVTQSLDGFIAAPNDDMSWMDGSVSTMPPLAKQVLDGVGAILGGRRWYDGAVAHHNGTAGIYGGAWHGPVFVVTHRALEAGDVTAVPGPIADALATARASASGKDVVILGAATATQALEAGELDDIVVHIAPALLGAGTRLIEALPSPVRLELDVLNRTEQLADLRYRVVRS, encoded by the coding sequence ATGGGTTCGACGATCTGGCACGTCACCCAGTCGCTGGACGGCTTTATTGCGGCACCGAACGACGACATGTCCTGGATGGACGGGAGCGTAAGCACAATGCCGCCGTTGGCCAAGCAGGTGCTCGATGGTGTCGGCGCTATCCTGGGCGGTCGGCGTTGGTACGACGGCGCGGTGGCGCACCACAATGGCACGGCCGGGATCTACGGCGGCGCCTGGCACGGTCCGGTATTTGTGGTGACTCATCGGGCACTCGAAGCCGGCGACGTCACCGCGGTGCCTGGGCCAATTGCGGATGCGCTCGCCACCGCTCGCGCGTCGGCATCCGGTAAGGATGTCGTCATCCTCGGAGCCGCTACAGCGACTCAAGCGCTCGAGGCGGGCGAACTCGACGACATTGTGGTCCACATCGCACCCGCGCTTCTCGGAGCAGGAACCCGTTTGATCGAAGCGCTTCCGTCTCCAGTGCGGCTCGAACTCGACGTGTTGAATCGCACCGAACAGCTGGCCGACCTGCGCTACCGAGTCGTACGCAGCTGA
- a CDS encoding dihydrofolate reductase family protein, with translation MHLFSFMAVSADGYHSTLDRDVGWQTFGPEFTEYSAEQLDEVDTLVLGRVTYEEMVAFWMSDVGSDFDARIADRMNSLAKFVVSRSLQTVNWGASDISLTTVEGIAELKTNRRGSAAILGSSGLTATLLRAHLVDELRLMVNPVILDEGQKLFAGSGTVP, from the coding sequence ATGCACCTGTTCTCGTTCATGGCTGTCAGTGCCGACGGTTATCACAGCACGCTCGACAGGGATGTGGGCTGGCAGACGTTCGGTCCAGAGTTCACCGAGTATTCGGCCGAGCAACTCGACGAAGTTGACACACTGGTTCTGGGTCGCGTCACCTACGAGGAGATGGTCGCATTCTGGATGAGCGACGTCGGATCCGATTTCGATGCCCGGATCGCCGACCGGATGAACTCGCTGGCCAAGTTCGTCGTTTCGCGCTCATTGCAGACCGTGAACTGGGGCGCCTCTGACATCAGCCTCACTACCGTCGAAGGAATCGCCGAACTCAAGACGAATCGGCGCGGATCCGCGGCCATCCTCGGCAGCTCCGGGCTCACCGCTACGCTTCTCCGAGCCCACCTTGTCGACGAGCTGCGTCTCATGGTGAACCCGGTCATCCTCGACGAGGGCCAGAAACTTTTCGCCGGATCTGGAACGGTCCCTTGA